A DNA window from Streptococcus parapneumoniae contains the following coding sequences:
- the speE gene encoding polyamine aminopropyltransferase, which yields MDLWFSEVHTPDVKLSLRTAKQLYAGKSEWQDIEVLDTPAFGKILILNGHVLFSDADDFVYNEMTVHVPMAVHPNPKKVLVIGGGDGGVAQVLTLYPELEQIDIVEPDEMLVEVCREYFPDFAAGLDDPRVTIYYQNGLRFLRNCEDDYDIIINDATDPFGHTEGLFTKEFYGNSYRALKEDGIMIYQHGSPFFDEDESACRSMHRKVNQAFPISRVYQAHIPTSPAGYWLFGFASKKYHPVKDFDKEGWKKRQLFTEYYTANLHVGAFMLPKYVEDILEEEEGKK from the coding sequence ATGGATTTATGGTTTTCTGAAGTTCATACTCCAGATGTGAAATTGTCCCTGAGAACTGCCAAACAACTCTACGCTGGAAAAAGTGAATGGCAGGATATCGAAGTCTTAGATACGCCAGCTTTTGGAAAGATTTTGATTTTAAATGGGCACGTCTTATTTTCAGATGCTGATGATTTTGTCTACAATGAAATGACTGTCCACGTTCCCATGGCTGTCCACCCAAATCCCAAGAAAGTCTTGGTTATTGGAGGTGGCGACGGTGGTGTTGCCCAAGTTTTGACACTCTATCCTGAACTGGAACAAATCGATATCGTGGAACCTGATGAGATGTTGGTTGAAGTCTGTCGTGAGTATTTCCCAGATTTTGCTGCAGGGCTAGATGACCCTCGTGTCACCATTTACTACCAAAATGGGCTACGCTTTTTGCGAAACTGTGAAGATGACTATGATATTATCATCAACGATGCGACAGATCCATTTGGACATACGGAAGGGCTCTTTACCAAGGAATTTTACGGTAACAGTTACAGAGCCTTGAAAGAAGACGGTATCATGATTTACCAGCATGGGAGTCCCTTCTTTGACGAGGATGAGTCGGCTTGCCGAAGCATGCACCGCAAGGTCAATCAAGCCTTTCCAATTAGTCGTGTCTACCAAGCCCACATTCCAACCAGTCCAGCTGGCTATTGGTTGTTTGGATTTGCTTCGAAAAAATATCACCCTGTCAAAGATTTTGACAAGGAAGGCTGGAAAAAACGCCAGCTTTTCACAGAATACTACACTGCAAACTTACACGTGGGAGCCTTTATGTTACCCAAGTATGTTGAGGACATTTTAGAAGAAGAGGAAGGAAAAAAATGA